A single region of the Streptococcus sanguinis genome encodes:
- a CDS encoding VanZ family protein — protein sequence MFSLKNYLTSAGELTAKGRKLLVGGSWLYFLMLCILCFIPQVPEPGMETPGVQYFGRIVVLLIPFNSFVNIGEITSWIQLVKVFIQNLANIFLLSPLIFQLLCLFPKLRKTKKIVWLSFGMSLSIEVTQILLDLLINANRVFEIDDLWTNTLGGYLAWRAFQLGQKIWKNR from the coding sequence ATGTTCAGCCTTAAGAACTATCTGACTTCAGCTGGTGAGCTGACTGCTAAGGGACGGAAATTGCTGGTAGGGGGAAGCTGGCTCTATTTCTTGATGCTTTGCATCCTGTGCTTTATTCCTCAGGTTCCGGAGCCGGGAATGGAGACGCCGGGAGTCCAGTATTTTGGCCGAATAGTGGTTTTGTTAATCCCTTTTAACTCCTTTGTCAATATTGGAGAGATTACTTCTTGGATTCAGCTGGTCAAGGTCTTTATCCAAAATCTAGCCAATATCTTTCTGCTATCGCCCTTAATTTTTCAATTGCTTTGCCTCTTTCCGAAATTGCGGAAGACCAAGAAGATTGTATGGCTGAGCTTTGGGATGAGTCTGTCTATCGAAGTGACTCAGATTCTGCTGGATCTTCTTATCAACGCCAATCGAGTCTTTGAAATCGATGATCTCTGGACCAATACTTTGGGTGGTTATCTGGCTTGGCGGGCTTTTCAGCTTGGTCAAAAAATCTGGAAAAATCGTTAA